The Marinilongibacter aquaticus genome has a window encoding:
- the fbaA gene encoding class II fructose-bisphosphate aldolase — translation MSQSLIQPGVVTGQAVTELLNYANKNNFALPAVNVVGTNSINAVLETAAAVNSPVIIQFSNGGGVFYAGKSLSNDGQKAAIAGSISGALHVHHMAEHYGVPVILHTDHCAKKLLPWIDGLLDAGEKHFEKTGKPLFSSHMIDLSEEPLEENVEICAKYLERMAKMGMTLEIELGITGGEEDGVDNSDVDSSKLYTQPSEVAYVYESLLKISPNFTIAAAFGNVHGVYKPGNVSLQPIILKNSQDYIQEKYNTGELPVNFVFHGGSGSSREEIREAIEYGAVKMNIDTDMQWSTWEGVLNYYKANEAYLQSQLGNPEGPDSPNKKFYDPRVWLRKGEQSMVDRLKVAFEDLNCLNKLEGLI, via the coding sequence ATGAGCCAATCCTTGATTCAGCCAGGCGTGGTGACCGGCCAAGCCGTTACCGAATTGTTGAACTACGCTAACAAAAACAATTTCGCACTTCCAGCGGTCAATGTGGTCGGAACTAACTCCATCAATGCCGTTTTGGAAACAGCCGCAGCAGTGAATTCTCCTGTGATCATTCAATTTTCGAACGGTGGAGGTGTTTTCTACGCTGGCAAAAGCCTTTCCAACGATGGACAAAAGGCTGCTATTGCAGGCTCCATTTCAGGTGCATTGCACGTGCATCACATGGCCGAACACTACGGCGTACCTGTGATTTTGCACACCGATCACTGTGCCAAAAAACTTCTTCCCTGGATCGACGGCCTTTTGGATGCTGGCGAAAAGCATTTCGAGAAAACAGGAAAGCCGCTTTTCAGCTCGCACATGATCGACCTTTCTGAAGAACCTCTTGAAGAAAACGTGGAAATCTGTGCCAAATACCTAGAGCGTATGGCCAAAATGGGCATGACACTCGAAATCGAACTGGGTATTACTGGCGGTGAAGAAGACGGTGTCGACAACTCGGATGTAGACAGCTCAAAGCTTTATACGCAACCTTCTGAAGTAGCCTATGTATACGAAAGCCTGTTGAAGATTTCTCCAAACTTCACTATCGCAGCGGCATTCGGTAATGTACACGGCGTATACAAACCAGGAAACGTATCGCTTCAGCCGATCATCTTGAAAAACTCACAAGATTATATTCAAGAAAAATACAACACTGGCGAACTGCCCGTAAACTTCGTATTCCACGGAGGTTCTGGATCGTCTCGCGAAGAAATCCGTGAAGCCATTGAGTACGGTGCCGTAAAAATGAACATCGATACCGATATGCAATGGAGCACATGGGAAGGCGTGTTGAACTATTACAAAGCCAACGAAGCTTATTTGCAATCTCAACTCGGCAACCCTGAAGGGCCCGACTCTCCTAACAAGAAATTCTACGACCCACGCGTGTGGTTGAGAAAAGGAGAACAAAGTATGGTTGATCGTTTGAAAGTGGCTTTCGAAGACCTCAATTGCTTGAACAAATTGGAAGGTTTGATCTAA
- a CDS encoding NADPH-dependent FMN reductase: MKIGLLVGTNRRTAMSLEMAKYYGKKLNERGVEYEVLDLATLPEDFAFSALYHNKGKNPHYNTFQERIDGIDKWFVFVPEYNGSFPGVLKTFFDGLRYPDSLTDKKVAMVGLANGTLGNAVGLGHLNDILSYMGANVLGLRVKLGEIGKYFDGVHLAHPVYERFITEQIDKLIHF, translated from the coding sequence ATGAAAATCGGACTGTTGGTAGGCACAAACAGGCGAACGGCCATGTCGCTGGAAATGGCAAAGTACTACGGTAAAAAACTGAACGAAAGAGGAGTGGAGTACGAGGTGCTGGATTTGGCCACACTTCCCGAAGATTTCGCTTTTTCTGCCTTATACCACAACAAAGGGAAGAATCCGCATTACAATACATTTCAAGAACGAATCGATGGCATTGACAAGTGGTTTGTTTTTGTGCCCGAATACAACGGCTCTTTTCCAGGAGTTTTGAAGACTTTCTTCGATGGCTTGCGTTATCCTGATTCTTTGACGGATAAAAAAGTGGCGATGGTGGGGCTTGCAAACGGTACATTGGGCAATGCAGTGGGCTTAGGGCATTTGAATGATATCCTTTCTTATATGGGAGCAAACGTGCTGGGTCTACGGGTGAAATTAGGCGAAATTGGCAAGTATTTCGATGGAGTGCACCTTGCACATCCGGTTTACGAACGATTTATTACAGAACAGATCGATAAGCTTATTCATTTCTAA